A region from the Citrobacter koseri ATCC BAA-895 genome encodes:
- the yejM gene encoding LPS biosynthesis-modulating metalloenzyme YejM — translation MVTHRQRYREKVSQMVSWGHWFALFNILLAMVLGSRYLFVADWPTTLAGRIYSYLSIVGHFSFLVFAAYLLILFPLTFIVMSQRLMRFLSAILATAGMTLLLIDSEVFTRFHLHLNPIVWELVINPDQNEMARDWQLMFISVPVILLIEMLFATWSWQKLRSLTRRRHFAKPLAAFFFVSFIASHVVYIWADANFYRPITMQRANLPLSYPMTARRFLEKHGLLDAQEYQRRLVEQGNPEAVSVQYPLSDLQYRDMGTGQNVLLITVDALNYSRYEKQMPALAAFAEQNTSFTRHMSSGNTSDNGIFGLFYGVSPSYMDGILSTRTPAALISALNQQGYQLGLFSSDGFTSPLYRQALLSDFSMPTVQTQSDEQTASQWINWLGRYAQEDNRWFSWVSFNGTNVDDSNQKDFAKRYARAAENVDAQINRVLSALRDAGKLNNTVVIITGGRGVPLAQEESHFAWSRGHLQVPLIIHWPGTPAQRINTLTDHTDLMTTLMQRLLHVSTPANEYSQGQDLFNATRRHYWVTAADGSTLAITTPEMTLVLNNNGTYQTYDLHGEKIKDQKPQLSLLLQVLTDEKRFIAN, via the coding sequence ATGGTAACTCATCGTCAGCGCTACCGTGAAAAAGTCTCCCAGATGGTTAGCTGGGGGCACTGGTTTGCACTGTTCAACATTCTGCTGGCCATGGTGCTCGGTAGCCGTTACCTGTTTGTCGCAGACTGGCCGACAACGCTTGCAGGGCGTATTTACTCGTACCTGAGCATTGTCGGGCACTTCAGCTTTCTGGTGTTCGCCGCCTACCTGCTGATCCTGTTTCCTCTGACATTTATTGTCATGTCTCAGCGGCTGATGCGTTTTTTGTCAGCCATCCTGGCGACGGCGGGCATGACGCTGTTGCTGATCGACAGCGAAGTTTTTACCCGCTTCCACCTGCACCTGAATCCCATTGTCTGGGAACTGGTCATTAACCCCGATCAGAACGAGATGGCGCGCGACTGGCAACTGATGTTTATTAGCGTGCCGGTCATCCTGTTAATCGAAATGCTGTTTGCGACCTGGAGCTGGCAAAAGCTGCGCAGCCTGACGCGACGTCGCCATTTCGCCAAACCGCTTGCCGCGTTCTTTTTCGTCTCATTTATCGCTTCGCATGTGGTGTATATCTGGGCAGACGCCAACTTCTATCGCCCGATCACCATGCAGCGCGCGAATTTACCGCTGTCATACCCGATGACGGCGCGCCGTTTTCTGGAAAAACACGGTCTGCTGGATGCGCAGGAGTATCAGCGCCGTCTGGTGGAACAAGGCAACCCGGAAGCCGTTTCCGTTCAGTATCCGCTGAGCGATTTGCAGTATCGCGACATGGGCACCGGCCAGAACGTACTGTTAATTACGGTCGACGCGCTGAATTACTCCCGCTATGAAAAACAGATGCCCGCGTTGGCCGCATTCGCCGAACAGAATACGTCGTTCACGCGCCACATGAGTTCAGGCAACACGTCTGACAATGGAATATTTGGTCTGTTCTATGGCGTATCGCCCAGCTATATGGACGGTATTCTGTCAACCAGAACGCCTGCCGCGCTGATCTCGGCGCTGAACCAGCAAGGCTATCAGTTAGGGCTATTCTCTTCTGACGGCTTCACCAGCCCGCTCTACCGCCAGGCGCTGCTGTCAGACTTCTCCATGCCAACCGTGCAAACGCAGTCCGACGAGCAGACGGCGAGCCAGTGGATTAACTGGTTAGGACGTTACGCCCAGGAAGATAACCGCTGGTTCTCATGGGTTTCCTTCAACGGCACAAACGTTGACGACAGCAACCAGAAAGACTTTGCGAAACGGTATGCCCGCGCCGCAGAGAACGTGGATGCCCAGATTAACCGGGTGCTCAGCGCACTGCGTGACGCAGGGAAACTCAACAACACCGTGGTGATCATTACGGGCGGTCGCGGCGTACCGTTAGCGCAGGAAGAGAGCCATTTCGCCTGGTCTCGCGGCCATCTGCAAGTGCCGTTGATCATTCACTGGCCGGGCACGCCAGCGCAGCGAATCAACACTCTGACCGACCATACGGATTTGATGACGACGCTGATGCAGCGACTGTTGCACGTCAGTACGCCAGCCAATGAGTACTCGCAGGGACAGGATCTGTTCAACGCCACGCGCCGCCATTACTGGGTGACCGCAGCGGACGGCAGTACGCTGGCGATTACCACGCCGGAAATGACGCTGGTACTGAACAATAACGGCACCTATCAGACGTACGATCTACACGGCGAGAAGATCAAAGACCAGAAGCCGCAGCTGAGCCTGTTGTTGCAGGTACTGACCGACGAGAAACGATTCATTGCTAACTGA
- a CDS encoding YejL family protein: MPQHSRYSDEHVEQLLSDLLNVLEKHKAPTDLSLMVLGNMVTNLINTSIAPAQRQAIANSFARALQSSINDDKAH; encoded by the coding sequence ATGCCACAACACTCCCGCTATAGTGACGAACACGTTGAACAATTACTGAGTGACCTGCTCAACGTACTGGAAAAACATAAGGCACCGACCGACCTTTCCCTGATGGTGCTGGGAAACATGGTCACCAACCTTATCAACACCAGCATCGCACCGGCTCAACGCCAGGCGATTGCGAACTCTTTTGCCCGCGCATTACAGTCTTCAATTAACGACGACAAAGCGCATTAA
- the yejK gene encoding nucleoid-associated protein YejK, which produces MSLDINQIALHQLIKRDEQNLELVLRDSLLEPTTTVVDMVAELHRVYSAKNKAYGLFSEESELAQTLRLQRQGEEDFLAFSRAATGRLRDELAKYPFADGGIVLFCHYRYLAVEYLLVAVLNNLSSMRVNENLDINPTHYLDINHADIVARIDLTEWETNPESTRYLTFLKGRVGRKVADFFMDFLGASEGLNAKAQNRGLLQAVDDFTAEAQLDKAERQNVRQQVYSYCNEQLQSGEEIELESLSKELSGVSEVSFREFTADKGYELEESFPADRSTLRQLTKYAGSGGGLTINFDAMLLGERIFWDPATDTLTIKGTPPNLRDQLQRRTSGGN; this is translated from the coding sequence ATGAGTCTGGATATCAACCAGATTGCCCTGCACCAGCTTATCAAACGTGATGAGCAAAATCTTGAGCTGGTCTTGCGCGATTCATTACTGGAGCCGACAACCACCGTTGTCGATATGGTGGCTGAACTGCACCGGGTCTATAGCGCCAAGAACAAAGCGTACGGCCTGTTCAGCGAAGAGAGTGAACTGGCGCAAACGCTGCGGTTGCAGCGTCAGGGCGAGGAGGATTTTCTTGCCTTTAGCCGTGCGGCGACCGGCCGTTTACGCGATGAACTGGCGAAATACCCGTTTGCGGACGGCGGTATTGTCCTGTTCTGCCATTACCGTTATCTGGCGGTGGAGTATCTGCTGGTGGCGGTGCTGAACAACTTAAGCAGCATGCGCGTGAATGAGAACCTGGATATCAACCCGACGCACTATCTGGATATTAACCATGCGGATATTGTGGCGCGTATCGATTTGACCGAATGGGAAACGAACCCGGAATCCACCCGTTATCTGACCTTCCTGAAAGGCCGGGTAGGGCGCAAAGTGGCCGATTTCTTTATGGATTTCCTGGGCGCCAGCGAAGGGCTGAACGCGAAAGCGCAAAACCGGGGGCTGTTGCAGGCGGTGGACGATTTCACCGCAGAAGCGCAGCTGGACAAAGCTGAACGTCAGAATGTCCGTCAGCAGGTGTACAGCTACTGCAATGAGCAATTGCAGTCTGGTGAAGAGATTGAGCTTGAATCGCTGTCGAAAGAGTTATCCGGCGTCAGCGAAGTCAGCTTCAGAGAATTTACCGCTGACAAAGGCTATGAGCTGGAAGAGAGTTTCCCGGCGGACCGCAGCACGCTGCGTCAGCTGACGAAATATGCCGGGAGCGGCGGTGGGTTAACCATCAACTTCGACGCCATGCTGTTAGGTGAGCGGATTTTCTGGGACCCGGCGACCGATACGCTGACGATCAAGGGAACGCCGCCAAACCTGCGCGATCAGCTCCAGCGTCGGACGTCCGGCGGTAATTAA
- the rplY gene encoding 50S ribosomal protein L25: protein MFTINAEVRKEQGKGASRRLRAANKFPAIIYGGAEAPIAIELDHDQVMNMQAKAEFYSEVLTIVVDGKEVKVKAQAVQRHAFKPKLTHIDFVRA from the coding sequence ATGTTTACTATCAACGCAGAAGTACGTAAAGAGCAGGGTAAGGGTGCGAGCCGCCGCCTGCGCGCCGCTAACAAGTTCCCGGCAATCATCTACGGTGGCGCTGAAGCCCCGATTGCTATCGAACTGGACCACGACCAGGTTATGAACATGCAAGCTAAAGCTGAGTTCTACAGCGAAGTTCTGACCATCGTTGTTGACGGTAAAGAAGTAAAAGTTAAAGCTCAGGCTGTACAGCGTCACGCGTTCAAGCCAAAGCTGACTCACATCGACTTCGTTCGCGCGTAA
- a CDS encoding DEAD/DEAH box helicase, translating to MIFTLRPYQQEAVDATLNHFRRHRTPAVIVLPTGAGKSLVIAELARVARGRVLVLAHVKELVAQNHAKYCALGLEADIFAAGLKRKESHGKVVFGSVQSVARNLDAFQGEFSLLIVDECHRIGDDEESQYQQILAHLSKVNPHLRLLGLTATPFRLGKGWIYHFHYHGIVRGDEKALFRDCIYELPLRYMIKHGYLTPPERLDMPVVQYDFSRLQAQSNGLFSEADLNRELKKQQRVTPHIISQIVEFAQTRKGVMIFAATVEHAKEIVGLLPADDAALITGDTPGAERDVMINDFKAQRFRYLVNVAVLTTGFDAPHVDLIAILRPTESVSLYQQIVGRGLRLAPGKTDCLILDYAGNPHDLYAPEVGTPKGKSDNVPVQVFCPACGFANTFWGKTTADGTLIEHFGRRCQGWFEDDDGHREQCDFRFRFKNCPQCNAENDIAARRCRECDTILVDPDDMLKAALKLKDALVLRCSGMALQHGHDEKGEWLKITYYDEDGADVSERFRLQTPAQRTAFEQLFIRPHTRTPGIPLRWITAADILAQQALLRHPDFVVARMKGQYWQVREKVFDYEGRFRRAHELRG from the coding sequence ATGATTTTTACACTTCGCCCTTACCAGCAAGAAGCCGTGGATGCCACGCTCAACCATTTTCGCCGCCACCGCACGCCTGCCGTGATTGTCCTGCCAACCGGCGCAGGCAAAAGTCTGGTGATTGCCGAGCTGGCGCGAGTGGCGCGTGGGCGCGTGCTGGTGCTGGCGCACGTAAAAGAGCTGGTCGCGCAAAACCATGCCAAATATTGCGCGCTGGGGCTGGAGGCCGACATTTTCGCCGCCGGTCTGAAGCGTAAAGAGAGCCACGGCAAGGTGGTGTTTGGCAGCGTGCAGTCGGTCGCCCGTAACCTTGACGCCTTCCAGGGCGAGTTTTCGCTGTTGATTGTCGATGAATGTCACCGCATCGGCGACGATGAAGAGAGTCAGTATCAGCAAATCCTGGCGCACCTGAGTAAAGTGAATCCCCACTTACGTCTGCTCGGCCTGACGGCCACCCCTTTCCGGTTAGGCAAAGGCTGGATTTATCATTTCCATTACCACGGCATAGTGCGCGGCGACGAAAAAGCGCTCTTTCGCGACTGCATTTATGAGTTACCGCTGCGCTACATGATTAAACATGGTTATCTGACGCCGCCGGAGCGTCTGGATATGCCCGTGGTGCAGTATGATTTTAGCCGCTTGCAGGCACAGAGTAACGGCCTGTTCAGCGAAGCTGACCTCAATCGCGAGCTGAAAAAGCAGCAGCGCGTGACCCCGCACATCATCAGCCAGATTGTTGAATTTGCCCAAACCCGCAAAGGGGTGATGATTTTCGCCGCCACCGTCGAACATGCCAAAGAGATTGTGGGTTTGCTGCCCGCCGATGATGCGGCGCTGATTACCGGGGACACGCCGGGCGCAGAGCGCGACGTGATGATTAACGATTTCAAAGCCCAGCGCTTTCGTTACCTGGTGAACGTCGCCGTGCTGACGACCGGGTTTGACGCGCCGCATGTCGATCTTATCGCTATCCTGCGCCCGACAGAGTCTGTCAGTCTTTACCAACAAATCGTGGGGCGTGGTCTGCGGCTTGCGCCTGGAAAAACTGACTGTCTGATCCTCGACTATGCCGGAAACCCGCACGATCTGTATGCGCCGGAAGTGGGCACGCCAAAAGGCAAAAGTGACAACGTTCCCGTGCAGGTGTTCTGCCCTGCCTGCGGGTTCGCCAATACCTTCTGGGGGAAAACCACCGCTGACGGCACGCTGATTGAGCATTTCGGTCGCCGCTGCCAGGGCTGGTTTGAAGATGATGACGGGCATCGCGAACAGTGCGATTTTCGCTTCCGCTTTAAAAACTGCCCGCAGTGCAACGCGGAAAACGATATCGCCGCCCGGCGCTGCCGGGAGTGCGACACGATTCTGGTCGACCCGGACGATATGCTGAAAGCGGCGCTAAAACTCAAAGATGCGCTGGTATTGCGCTGTAGCGGGATGGCGTTACAACACGGGCATGATGAGAAAGGCGAATGGCTGAAAATCACCTACTACGATGAGGACGGCGCCGATGTGAGTGAGCGCTTCCGATTGCAGACGCCCGCTCAACGCACCGCCTTTGAACAGTTGTTTATTCGCCCGCATACCCGCACGCCGGGTATTCCGTTACGCTGGATTACTGCGGCGGATATCCTGGCGCAACAGGCGCTGCTTCGCCACCCTGATTTTGTCGTCGCCCGCATGAAAGGTCAGTACTGGCAGGTGCGCGAAAAAGTCTTCGATTATGAAGGCCGCTTCCGGCGGGCACATGAATTGCGCGGTTAA
- the rsuA gene encoding 16S rRNA pseudouridine(516) synthase RsuA, giving the protein MRLDKFIAQQLGVSRAIAGREIRSNRVTVDGEIIRNAAFKLLPEHNVEYDGNTLVQQNGPRYFMLNKPQGYVCSTDDPDHPTVLYFLDEPVAYKLHAAGRLDIDTTGLVLMTDDGQWSHRITSPRHHCEKTYLVTLESPVAADTAEQFAKGVQLHNEKDLTKPAVLEVITPTQVRLTISEGRYHQVKRMFAAVGNHVVELHRERIGAIVLDDDLEPGEYRPLTEEEIASVGL; this is encoded by the coding sequence ATGCGACTTGATAAGTTTATCGCTCAGCAACTCGGCGTCAGCCGTGCTATTGCCGGGCGTGAGATTCGTAGTAACCGTGTTACCGTCGATGGCGAAATCATCCGAAACGCGGCGTTTAAACTCCTGCCAGAACATAATGTCGAGTACGATGGCAACACGCTGGTTCAGCAAAATGGCCCGCGCTACTTTATGCTTAATAAGCCTCAGGGCTATGTCTGTTCAACGGACGACCCGGATCATCCCACGGTACTCTATTTCCTTGATGAACCTGTCGCGTACAAGCTGCATGCCGCCGGGCGGCTGGATATCGACACCACGGGGCTGGTGTTGATGACGGATGATGGCCAGTGGTCGCACCGGATCACCTCTCCGCGCCATCATTGTGAGAAAACCTATCTGGTCACGCTGGAATCGCCGGTAGCTGCGGATACCGCCGAACAGTTTGCCAAAGGCGTGCAACTGCATAATGAGAAAGACCTCACCAAACCGGCCGTGCTGGAGGTGATCACCCCGACGCAGGTGCGTCTGACCATTAGCGAAGGGCGCTACCACCAGGTGAAGCGGATGTTCGCTGCCGTGGGGAACCATGTTGTCGAACTGCACCGCGAACGCATCGGCGCAATTGTGCTGGATGACGACCTCGAACCTGGCGAGTATCGCCCGTTGACCGAAGAAGAAATCGCCAGCGTCGGTTTATAG
- a CDS encoding Bcr/CflA family multidrug efflux MFS transporter, with amino-acid sequence MTTRQHSSFAIVFILGLLAMLMPLSIDMYLPALPVISAQFGVPAGSAQMTLSTYILGFAVGQLIYGPMADSLGRKPVILGGTLVFAAAAVACALAQTIDQLIIMRFFHGLAAAAASVVINALMRDIYPKEEFSRMMSFVMLVTTIAPLMAPIIGGWVLVWLSWHYIFWILAVAAILASVMIFLLINETLPVERRQPFHIRTTIGNFASLFRHKRVLSYMLASGFSFAGMFSFLSAGPFVYIEINHVSPQHFGYYFALNIVFLFVMTIINSRFVRRVGALNMFRTGLWIQFVMAAWMVFSALFGVGFWALVVGVAAFVGCVSMVSSNAMAVILDEFPHMAGTASSLAGTFRFGIGAIVGALLSLATFTSAWPMIWSIAFCATCSILFYLYASRPKKR; translated from the coding sequence GTGACCACCCGGCAGCACTCATCCTTTGCCATTGTTTTTATCCTTGGCCTGTTAGCCATGCTGATGCCGCTGTCGATTGATATGTATCTTCCGGCGCTGCCGGTGATTTCTGCCCAGTTTGGCGTACCGGCGGGCAGCGCGCAGATGACCCTCAGTACCTATATTCTGGGGTTCGCCGTGGGGCAGCTTATTTACGGCCCGATGGCGGACAGTCTCGGGCGCAAGCCGGTTATCCTCGGCGGGACGCTGGTGTTTGCGGCGGCGGCGGTGGCATGCGCGCTGGCGCAGACTATCGACCAGTTGATCATCATGCGTTTCTTCCACGGTCTTGCCGCCGCTGCGGCGAGCGTGGTGATCAATGCTCTGATGCGCGATATCTACCCGAAAGAAGAGTTCTCCCGCATGATGTCATTCGTCATGCTGGTGACGACAATCGCGCCGCTGATGGCGCCGATTATTGGTGGGTGGGTTCTGGTGTGGTTGAGCTGGCATTACATCTTCTGGATTCTGGCGGTGGCGGCGATTCTGGCATCGGTGATGATCTTCTTGTTGATTAACGAGACGCTTCCCGTTGAACGCCGTCAGCCGTTCCATATTCGTACCACGATAGGGAACTTTGCCTCGCTGTTCCGACACAAACGCGTACTGAGCTATATGCTGGCCAGCGGATTTAGCTTTGCGGGAATGTTCTCGTTCCTCAGCGCCGGCCCGTTTGTGTATATCGAGATTAACCATGTGTCGCCGCAGCATTTTGGCTATTACTTTGCGCTGAACATTGTGTTCTTGTTTGTGATGACCATTATCAACAGCCGCTTCGTGCGCCGGGTTGGGGCGTTGAATATGTTCCGTACCGGGTTATGGATTCAGTTTGTGATGGCGGCCTGGATGGTATTCAGCGCGCTGTTTGGCGTGGGCTTTTGGGCGCTGGTGGTTGGCGTCGCGGCGTTTGTCGGATGCGTTTCTATGGTCTCTTCAAACGCGATGGCCGTTATTCTGGATGAATTTCCGCATATGGCGGGCACCGCCTCGTCGCTGGCCGGTACGTTCCGGTTTGGCATTGGCGCGATTGTCGGGGCGCTGCTGTCGCTGGCAACCTTTACCTCCGCCTGGCCGATGATTTGGTCGATTGCTTTCTGCGCAACCTGCTCCATTCTCTTCTATCTCTACGCCAGTCGCCCGAAAAAACGGTGA
- a CDS encoding YejG family protein gives MTTLQLSIIHRLPQNYRWSTGFAGSKVEPIPQNGQNTENSLVALKLLSPDGDSAWPVMHTLSQALSDIEVPCSVLECEGEPCLFVNRQDEFAATCRLKNFGVAIAEPFSNNNPF, from the coding sequence GTGACTACATTACAACTCTCAATCATTCATCGTTTACCGCAGAACTATCGGTGGTCAACGGGTTTTGCAGGTTCAAAAGTTGAACCGATTCCGCAAAACGGGCAGAACACAGAAAACAGTCTGGTGGCGCTTAAACTCCTGAGCCCCGATGGCGACAGCGCATGGCCGGTGATGCATACACTTAGCCAGGCGCTTAGCGACATCGAAGTGCCTTGCTCCGTTCTGGAGTGCGAAGGCGAGCCGTGCCTGTTTGTTAATCGTCAGGACGAATTTGCCGCGACCTGCCGCCTGAAAAATTTCGGCGTAGCGATAGCGGAACCCTTTTCGAACAACAATCCTTTTTGA
- the yejF gene encoding microcin C ABC transporter ATP-binding protein YejF has product MTHPLLTIENLSVGFRHQENVRTVVNDISLQVDAGETLALVGESGSGKSVTALSILRLLPSPPAVYLAGDIRFHGESLLHTSEQTLRGVRGNKIAMIFQEPMVSLNPLHTLEKQLYEVLSLHRGMRREAARAEILSCLDRVGIRQAAKRLSDYPHQLSGGERQRVMIAMALLTHPELLIADEPTTALDVSVQAQILQLLRELQRELNMGMLFITHNLSIVKKLADTVAVMQNGRCVEQNRALPLLSAPEHPYTQKLLNSEPTGSPVPLPGESSPLLEVSQLRVAFPIRKGVLKRVVDHNVVVNEVSFALRPGETLGLVGESGSGKSTTGLALLRLIRSQGSITFDGQPLQNLTRRQLLPVRHRIQVVFQDPNSSLNPRLNVLQIIEEGLRVHQPALSAGQREEQVIAVMKEVGLDAETRHRYPAEFSGGQRQRIAIARALILKPSLIILDEPTSSLDRTVQAQILALLKSLQQKHRLAYIFISHDLHVVRALCHQVIVLRQGEVVEQGQCERVFTAPQQEYTRQLLALS; this is encoded by the coding sequence ATGACGCATCCTCTGTTAACTATTGAGAATTTATCGGTAGGTTTTCGCCATCAGGAGAACGTGCGCACGGTTGTTAACGACATCTCTCTACAGGTTGACGCAGGCGAAACGCTGGCGCTGGTGGGCGAATCCGGCTCCGGTAAAAGCGTCACCGCGCTGTCGATTCTGCGGTTGCTGCCCTCTCCGCCTGCGGTGTATCTCGCGGGCGATATCCGTTTTCATGGCGAGTCATTGCTCCACACCAGCGAGCAGACGCTGCGCGGCGTGCGGGGCAATAAAATCGCCATGATTTTTCAGGAACCGATGGTATCGCTAAACCCGTTGCATACGCTGGAAAAACAGCTCTACGAAGTGCTGTCCCTGCACCGGGGAATGCGCCGTGAGGCCGCCAGGGCCGAAATCCTGAGCTGCCTGGATCGCGTAGGGATTCGTCAGGCCGCGAAACGGCTGAGCGATTATCCCCATCAACTCTCAGGCGGTGAACGCCAGCGCGTGATGATCGCAATGGCGTTGCTCACGCATCCTGAACTGTTAATCGCCGATGAACCCACGACCGCTCTGGATGTCTCCGTACAGGCGCAAATCCTGCAACTGCTGCGTGAACTGCAACGCGAACTGAATATGGGTATGCTGTTTATCACCCATAATCTCAGCATTGTGAAAAAACTGGCGGACACCGTGGCGGTGATGCAAAACGGACGATGCGTGGAGCAAAACCGTGCGTTGCCGTTGCTTAGCGCGCCTGAGCATCCCTATACGCAGAAGTTGCTGAACAGCGAACCCACCGGCTCCCCGGTTCCATTGCCCGGTGAGTCGTCGCCGCTACTGGAAGTGAGCCAGCTTCGCGTCGCATTCCCGATTCGAAAAGGGGTTCTGAAACGCGTGGTGGATCATAACGTCGTGGTTAACGAGGTGAGTTTCGCGCTTCGACCTGGTGAAACGCTGGGGCTGGTCGGTGAATCCGGGTCAGGAAAAAGCACCACCGGTCTGGCCTTGCTGCGGTTGATTCGCTCGCAGGGCAGCATCACTTTTGACGGCCAGCCGTTGCAAAATTTAACCCGCCGTCAGTTGCTGCCGGTTCGTCACCGTATTCAGGTGGTATTTCAGGACCCGAACTCATCGCTGAACCCCCGCCTCAACGTATTGCAAATTATTGAAGAAGGCTTACGCGTTCATCAACCGGCCCTTTCCGCCGGGCAGCGCGAAGAACAGGTTATCGCCGTCATGAAGGAAGTGGGTCTGGATGCTGAGACGCGCCATCGTTACCCGGCGGAATTTTCCGGTGGCCAGCGCCAGCGTATCGCTATCGCCAGAGCGCTAATACTGAAACCGTCGCTGATTATTCTGGATGAACCGACATCATCGCTGGACAGAACGGTTCAGGCACAAATCCTGGCGCTGTTGAAATCTTTACAACAAAAGCATCGCCTGGCTTACATTTTCATCAGCCACGATCTGCATGTTGTGCGCGCATTATGCCATCAGGTCATTGTACTGCGACAAGGAGAAGTGGTGGAACAGGGGCAATGTGAGCGTGTCTTTACCGCACCGCAACAGGAGTATACGCGTCAGTTGCTCGCGCTAAGCTGA
- a CDS encoding ABC transporter permease translates to MPRLSPANQARWARFRHNRRGYWSLWIFLVLFGLSLCAELVANDKPLLVRYEGSWYFPLVKNYSESDFGGPFATQADYQDPWLQKQLENHGWVLWAPVRFGATSINFATDKPFPSPPSTQNWLGTDANGGDVLARILYGTRISILFGLMLTLCSSVMGVLAGALQGYYGGKIDLWGQRFIEVWSGMPTLFLIILLSSVVQPNFWWLLAITVLFGWMSLVGVVRAEFLRTRNFDYIRAAQALGVSDRSIILRHMLPNAMVATLTFLPFILCSSITTLTSLDFLGFGLPLGSPSLGELLLQGKNNLQAPWLGITAFLSVAVLLSLLIFIGEAVRDAFDPNKAV, encoded by the coding sequence ATGCCGCGATTAAGCCCTGCAAACCAGGCCCGCTGGGCGCGTTTTCGTCATAATCGCCGGGGGTACTGGTCACTGTGGATTTTCCTGGTGCTGTTTGGCCTGAGTCTGTGCGCCGAACTGGTCGCCAACGATAAACCGCTGCTGGTACGCTATGAGGGAAGCTGGTACTTTCCGCTGGTCAAAAACTACAGCGAAAGCGATTTCGGCGGGCCGTTCGCAACGCAGGCGGATTATCAGGACCCCTGGCTGCAAAAGCAGCTTGAAAACCACGGATGGGTGCTGTGGGCGCCCGTGCGTTTTGGCGCCACCAGCATCAACTTTGCCACTGATAAACCCTTCCCCTCTCCGCCATCCACACAAAACTGGCTGGGAACCGACGCGAATGGCGGCGACGTGCTGGCGCGCATCCTCTACGGCACGCGAATCTCTATCCTGTTTGGTTTGATGCTTACCCTCTGTTCCAGCGTAATGGGCGTGCTGGCAGGCGCGTTGCAGGGGTATTACGGCGGAAAAATCGACCTGTGGGGGCAACGGTTCATCGAAGTGTGGTCAGGAATGCCGACGCTGTTTCTGATTATTCTGCTCTCAAGCGTAGTGCAACCCAATTTCTGGTGGCTGCTGGCTATTACCGTCCTGTTTGGCTGGATGAGCCTGGTCGGGGTGGTTCGCGCGGAATTCCTGCGCACGCGCAATTTCGACTACATCCGCGCCGCACAGGCGCTGGGCGTCAGCGATCGCAGCATTATCCTGCGTCACATGCTGCCCAACGCGATGGTCGCCACGCTGACCTTTTTACCGTTCATTTTGTGCAGCTCGATTACCACATTGACGTCGCTGGATTTTCTCGGATTTGGCCTGCCGCTCGGCTCCCCTTCCCTCGGCGAATTACTCCTGCAAGGTAAAAATAATTTGCAGGCGCCGTGGCTTGGGATCACCGCGTTCCTGTCCGTCGCGGTGTTATTGTCGCTGCTGATTTTTATTGGCGAAGCAGTACGCGACGCGTTTGATCCCAACAAGGCGGTATAA